Proteins from a single region of Cydia amplana chromosome 17, ilCydAmpl1.1, whole genome shotgun sequence:
- the LOC134655914 gene encoding ATP synthase subunit d, mitochondrial-like, with translation MANRFTKPSINWVELEKLVPPEQKGNYLAFKAKSDAYFRRVQANPPEPPKIDWAEYQKLCPLPGLVDQMKSSYEAYKVPVPADSLTDAIDKQWEGLQPEIKAYVAERQKEIDLATKGINNINSLPKFDEMTMEMVYDMYPGIALDPVNRPTFWPHTPDEQPGYRTPEQRDFKHWDVFTPKK, from the exons ATGGCCAACAGATTTACCAAACCTTCCATTAATTGGGTAGAGTTAGAAAAACTAGTACCACCTGAACAGAAAGGCAACTACTTGGCTTTCAAGGCAAAATCTGATGCCTATTTTAGGAG AGTGCAAGCAAATCCACCCGAGCCTCCCAAAATCGACTGGGCGGAATACCAGAAACTCTGCCCGCTGCCAGGCCTGGTGGATCAGATGAAATCGTCCTACGAGGCCTACAAAGTGCCCGTCCCGGCGGACAGCCTGACGGATGCCATTGACAAGCAGTGGGAGGGCTTACAGCCTGAGATAAAAGCGTACGTCGCTGAACGCCAGAAGGAAATCGACTT GGCCACAAAGGGTATAAATAACATCAACTCTCTACCAAAGTTCGATGAGATGACCATGGAGATGGTCTACGACATGTACCCCGGGATCGCGCTGGACCCGGTCAACCGGCCGACCTTCTGGCCGCATACGCCGGACGAACAGCCGGGCTACAGGACCCCTGAGCAGCGGGACTTCAAGCATTGGGATGTGTTTACTCCTAAAAAGTAA